In Entomomonas moraniae, one DNA window encodes the following:
- a CDS encoding acyltransferase family protein: protein MKFRKDINGLRAIAVIAVVLFHFKIYGFSGGFAGVDIFFVISGYLMTGIIFTKLDRSQFSIIEFYLHRARRIIPALAVLCLFLIVFGFFFFLTHEYRETMRGIKSAIQFTSNIAFSQEGDYFALPAQDNWLLHTWSLSVEWQFYIIYPAIILLLNRFLTKALTKSILIICALASFGLSVIYTPIDATSAFYLLPTRAWEMLAGGLVFLFPLSLSKNTRSLFFYTGLITLLLCLILLNDDIQWPGYWAIFPVIGAMLIISANQENIITSNIAFQWLGKISYSVYLWHWPVVVLLLTAGLLTNPYYVTGGIIVSILLGALSYQLIETRVKLKYSYWVECIKYILIIAIITGLAASLASIAKKHGTRDIAIIPSYIRDIIRISDARNPYNKCLQTQALSTYPECKAGAGKPSIIVFGDSHANVTFSALLQANDKGASILWAYMGCPIIEDIKFTISRRVGCQTLIKEKLALLDKDYENTPVLMVNRLYNNLGNDKMAPIVYFTTPHQRPTKEFLQEFQDHYVKTICRISRKHPVYILKPIPEANFNVPEKLLRESFFAQPTTVEGTTLKNYHQLNSFIIESMEKAKNECGAVLLDPVPYLCPNGKCQVSHDGKPLYFDDNHLSEYGNKRLVPLFKQIFNQPTAREQ, encoded by the coding sequence ATGAAATTTAGAAAAGATATAAATGGGCTAAGAGCCATAGCGGTTATTGCTGTTGTGCTTTTCCACTTTAAAATTTACGGCTTTTCTGGAGGATTTGCGGGCGTAGATATTTTCTTTGTCATTTCGGGTTACTTAATGACAGGTATCATATTCACCAAGCTAGACCGTAGCCAATTTTCAATTATTGAATTCTATTTACATAGAGCGCGTCGCATCATACCTGCACTGGCTGTTCTGTGCCTATTTCTAATAGTTTTTGGTTTCTTCTTCTTCCTGACTCACGAATACCGAGAAACCATGCGCGGAATAAAAAGCGCCATCCAATTCACATCCAACATCGCATTTAGCCAAGAAGGCGACTACTTTGCCCTACCCGCACAAGACAACTGGCTACTCCACACATGGTCGCTTTCTGTTGAATGGCAATTTTACATTATCTACCCAGCCATCATTTTGCTACTAAATCGCTTCTTAACTAAAGCATTAACTAAAAGTATTTTAATTATTTGTGCCTTGGCCTCCTTTGGTTTATCCGTCATCTATACCCCCATTGATGCCACCAGTGCCTTTTACCTACTGCCAACCCGAGCGTGGGAAATGCTAGCCGGTGGGTTGGTGTTCTTATTTCCCCTATCACTCAGCAAAAACACCCGTAGCCTATTCTTCTACACAGGGCTAATCACCCTGCTACTTTGCCTCATCTTATTAAATGATGACATTCAATGGCCAGGCTACTGGGCAATATTCCCAGTGATCGGCGCAATGCTTATTATTAGCGCCAACCAAGAAAACATCATCACCAGTAACATCGCTTTCCAATGGTTAGGTAAAATCTCTTACTCCGTTTATCTATGGCATTGGCCTGTGGTTGTATTACTGCTCACCGCAGGCTTACTCACAAACCCCTACTACGTGACAGGGGGAATCATTGTTTCTATATTACTGGGTGCACTCTCTTACCAACTCATCGAAACACGCGTTAAACTCAAATATAGCTACTGGGTTGAATGCATAAAATACATCCTTATTATTGCTATTATTACGGGGCTTGCCGCTAGCTTAGCCTCGATTGCAAAAAAACACGGCACCCGCGATATCGCCATCATTCCCTCATACATCAGAGACATCATACGCATTTCAGATGCCAGAAACCCCTACAACAAATGCTTACAAACACAAGCCCTTAGCACATACCCTGAGTGTAAAGCAGGTGCAGGAAAACCCTCTATTATTGTATTTGGCGATAGCCATGCTAACGTTACCTTCTCCGCCCTGCTTCAAGCCAATGACAAAGGGGCAAGCATACTTTGGGCATACATGGGTTGCCCTATTATAGAAGACATCAAATTTACCATCAGCCGCCGCGTCGGCTGCCAAACCCTTATCAAAGAAAAACTCGCTTTACTTGATAAAGACTACGAAAATACACCCGTGCTCATGGTAAACCGACTCTACAACAACCTAGGCAATGATAAAATGGCGCCTATCGTCTACTTCACAACGCCACATCAACGCCCCACCAAAGAATTCCTCCAAGAGTTCCAAGACCACTACGTAAAAACTATCTGCCGAATCAGCCGTAAACACCCTGTTTACATTCTCAAGCCGATTCCTGAAGCCAACTTCAATGTTCCTGAAAAACTCCTAAGAGAATCATTCTTTGCTCAACCGACCACAGTTGAAGGAACAACCCTAAAAAACTACCACCAACTCAACAGCTTTATCATTGAGAGCATGGAAAAAGCAAAAAATGAATGCGGCGCAGTCCTACTTGACCCTGTTCCCTACTTATGCCCCAATGGAAAATGCCAAGTATCACACGATGGCAAACCTTTATATTTTGATGATAACCATCTCTCAGAATACGGAAACAAACGACTCGTACCGCTGTTTAAACAAATCTTTAACCAGCCCACCGCCCGAGAACAATAA